Part of the Antedon mediterranea chromosome 6, ecAntMedi1.1, whole genome shotgun sequence genome, aataaaatagatataaaCACTCATCTTCCACTATTATTatatgcatctcccaaataatttgacactaaaattatttcatttaaaataagcgttgcaaagatatgaccattttgttttcaatgggtcaaaacattcaaattgaggtcagaggtcaaagatgaactttagaaatttgacaacatgggtttttataaccagcatgattaaattattcataaaacacaatgtttacagtTTCCtcatgatctgcacacgaagGCCCTTTTTTgacatagggatctggactattgttttatgtttgataaatatttatttctatcaAATAGTTTGGTGTAACAGATTAAACAATGTAAATTGTAGGTCATAGATATTGTATTAGCTAAAATTGAGTGTGGTAGGAGGGAGGGACAAAAAGGGAGAGACAAAAAGGGAGAGAAGGTATACCTGAACATCTTTGGTGGTGAATCATCCTCATGTGGGCAAACTTTTTTTGGACATTCGACATCAGGTAGTAGTTCGTAGAATCTATGAGTGTCTGATATACTGCCCTCATCTAGTGTTTCACTCTTTGCTTTACCTCGCTGTGGCATCAAGTCCTCTTGGATGTACGATCTAGCCTATGGCGGAGTATAACGACAATGTAATTTTAtagtgaataccacaccttttATACCACATTTTATATATGACAATAGAGTATCATTATTATGTTTAGCACCATAATTCAAATACTATGTAGGTACAAAACTTAtacttatacaaaatataaagaaCCTAACAACAATTgtcatttaaattatctaatGGATTCTAGCATGAAAAGTTTCACTTTCTAGGATcctacaaataatgaatatttaagagTGGAATGGTagaaataatggcatgaggtgaatgatgaaaaattatattatttgtaccattccacgaATAGAAAACATTTCTTATTTGgtttacagtatataacatCTATCTATTATTACTTAGTGCTGTAATtgttaaaatctatttaatgaCGACCAGATGCAAGTTTCCTGGATAGAAGGGTCGTAGACATCGAAACACACTCAAGCATACTCGCAACCTATTAGCTCTAATAGACCTAGAGAGTTCGGTCATGCTAATTAATTGAGTACGTGCTGGGGAGTTGGGATGTTCTTCTACAAtctatttttttagttttggtGGTTTCCCATTAACAATCAATGCAGAGGTCCTAGGTTCTCGCAAATTAAAAACTCCCTAGTAAATGGAACACCGTCAGCTGCACCAACTACGTTGGGATATTACTAACCTTAAACTTTTCATCATAACTACACTTGTTACCGCACCATTCGTAAATTTCCAAACCATTGTCAAGAATGAATACATCTTCGGAATTAAGCGATTTCCTTGAGAAGCATacctaaataaatacaaaaatagaataaatatgTTAGCCTCATCTATTTTCATAGTTTAATCActtcattttaaatgtattacttgatgtaataaattaccattcctaaCAGATACAGTAACTTAGTATCTACaagaacattctagaataagatgttttgatttaagaaaccatgtatacagtacagtaattaataagaacaatcaggaacattcaagaagtgctattaatagaaactgtaatccaatagaataaaaagtataaggaatgatctagaaggttatgaacatattgtatataaggggaagtatgacaattgtaagCGGGGGAAGGATTTTTGATTGGTTGTTGgatattagaggttggatattcgattgtaaaagttattgtgaagctgttgtttaaagacaccttccctacaatttgtgacgttttgtaaaaataatacatatatattactttaaaaacattaaaccaggtcattccttgtcttaaatgtacgttttatggtaaattatgataaaaagtgagaaacaatgcactgcCTAAGTAGCTCAcggcgactgacctctcgtggacggtctttaggcctggcctagctggtaaacatcggtaatgtacgaacatcgtacgctagctatatacctagcctgacgttgtatagtttcTGCATTAATTGTgattctatttttgccagactctgttgatacaaattggggaaaacccgatattttcgctgaaaagttaggagtcttccatttttttttggcctcacgatcgatcgaaaaatgggttaattacagaagaaaagcagaaatatcaatccgcgcgcaatgcattttgggatttatagcgggccgctataattattagaatcgacttatttttcacatttttaaccatttaaagacgaaaaaagttatcccaataggaccatatagtattagttttacattaaatatagtttgtgatcttaaagtagatctaaaaaacgtagggaaggtgtctttaaagtgcttactggattgttaagttaagttgattgaaattaaagctttgattttgagttattttacaactttgtgtattttgtgtgtatacttttatgtcacacgGGAGTAATttctcggaaacatacgtaaaaGGAATTTGTGACACTTgacattaatatatagattacACAGTAAACAAGCTATCCAGGGCAGTATCCCGGACATGCTGCCTATAAACATGTTACAGTATGAGGGTGGTTTTTAATAACATGACATAAGGAAGAACATTTAGACAATCTGaatgtttttttcttcaaatcaGAAAAAAGGGGAAGAAAGTTTATGGCATATTGGCCATGATTCTAAACTCACAACAATGACATTATAAGATTTGCTGCTAAAGATATGTGATTTGCTGCTAAAGATATGTGATTTGCTGCTAAAGATATGCGATTTGCTGCTATAAAGATATGCAATTTGCTGCTATAAAGATATGCGATTTGCTGCTATAAAGATTTGTGATTTGCTGCTAAAGATATGCGATTCGCTGCTAAAGATATGTGATTTGCTGCTAAAGATATGCTATTTGCTGCTAAAGATATGTGATTTCTTGGTGGAAAGAAGCATCACTACATTCTTAGTTGAAAGGCACCAACAAGTAAATACTGCAGTATTAACTactcatattttaaattacataacaATCATTCAAAATTAAACCTTATTTACCTGTTGCACAGAAATCTTCCTTCGAGATACTTTTCTGACATGAAACAAACGTGGTTGATATTTTTCTGGTTCTACATGTCTGAAACCGGTATCCGCTCCTCCGGACATAATATTCATAGTCTTAAAGTAATCCTTAAACATTTCTGATTCATAACTTTGGACTTCTCTATGCTGTATTGGTTTGTCATCCAGTAGAGTGTCCAGTTCAACTGTTTTATATGCAGCAGTTGCATACTCATCCTATACAGAATCAAGTGGTAAaagttaattataaaataagcctaaacaactttatatgcaggtttttcttttgtttttttgtaaaaaaatcttTCTCAATTCTGTTCCTAATGATCAGCTGGATTGACTATTCTCttacaatttttgttgaaatatacacataaataaagcaaaaaaaatgcCCATACATAGATATATCAAAGAAAAGAATTACAGTGGTACTGTATTAACAGTCTTTTTaggattttatatgtatattttgtatggcttttttttttatcgtattttatattttatgtactgtatccattttatatttgtatgtatagcctgggtgcagaacaattattatacacatttgcgggaaaaaagtataggaaaattttttttttgtttttctaatagagtataccatatagaatgtcagaaaaaaaatccccattccagggtcttggggaaaattttttatggcacttttaaattttggcctatataacacacacaaattcctattaacatacacaaatacctatatataggggatagggaaaatcaattaacagtttttgttacttgcagttgtgttttaatgattaaaattagtagaggcttactttaataactacttctcatagtagttgatgaatcaagtcgatacgatgacatcatcatgccagaatccaatatggcgtccgATTTGGCGggaaaaacagggtattgctaaacccccgcaaacccctggaaacctccaaaaaaacatagaaaaccccaccgaaccaacataaaagtgattgaatcatggagTGTACACCACACTGGGTatgtccatgtaaaaaaaaattaaaatttctactgttaactacttatttttgggataAAAcgtcattttttggttaaaaattagcaatcattttttaccagaaaatgatgttttaccccaaaaataagtagttaacagtagaaattttatttttttaaaacatggatatacccagtgggtcgtacactacatgattcaatcacttttattatgttggttcggtggggtttgctatgtttttttggaggtttgcagggtttagcaatcatttttgaccaaaaaatgatgttttgccccaaaaataagtagttaacagtagaaatttaatttttttttttcatggatatacccagtgggtcgtacactacatgattcaatcacttttatgttggttcggtgggggtTTGCTATGTTATTTTGGAGGTTTCCAGGGGTTTGCGGGGGTTcagcaataccctgttttttccgccaaattggacgccatattggattctggcatgatgatgtcattgttatggactcgatttatcaactactatgagaagtagttattaaagtaagcctcagctaattttaataatcataacacaactccaagttaaaaaaaacgtgaattggttttccctatcccctatatataggtatttgtgtgtgttaataggcatttgtgtgtgttatataggccaaaatttaaaagtgccgtaaaaaattttccccaagaccctgggatggggattttttttctgacattctatatggtatactctatcagaaaaaaaagaaaaaaattttcctatacttttttcccgcaaaatttgtactgcacccaggctagtactgtacttttgaaaaggccaacagagtttccccatggggataataaagttttaattgaattgaattgaatttataacAGACAATATGCTCTGgctatataaaaattaacaaagataTTCAGGTTTTTTTCTTTAGGTCTACAGTACTTTTCTTAAGCAGTTTAAACCTTACCTGAGTTGAATTTTTGCCAATCCAGAAATGTACGTCATATAGCAGTTCTTCATTATCTGGCTCTTTCTGAAAAATTAGAAAATTATACATTTGCATAATATAAACTTGCTGTTATGGCAACATCAAATGAACGGAcatgataaaatcataaaaacatcatcatacatcagttaatttaaaatttttaaattctTGTAATGTTGTGTAAAATTCAtataacttttacaatttaGTTCATTCATACAGtgctaaattataatattatatatagtcACCCCTAAAAATGTCAACAAATTTTGTATGGGGTGGGTTTACAGGTCAGTCACTTGTTTAAGTCAAGatccattttattaaaaaaaaaaattatattagtCATTGACAAAGAATGTTAATTTTGTAGTTTACTTCTTTTCTTCGTGTTGAcatgaaaaaacataaaaagaaaaaattaaaaagcaatTTTTGACACATGAACCCACATTCAGATGAATAGAAATAAACAGAACATGTGCGATAGCTATTGTTATACACATCCGCAAATAAATACCATTTGAGGCTTAGAGAGCCATGAGGCTTAGAGATCTATTAGGCCTAGAGAGCCATGAGGCCTAGAGATCTATGAGGCTTAGAGATCCATGAGGCTTTAGAGATCTATGAGGCTTAGAGATCCATGAGGCTTAGAGATCCATGAGGCCTAGAGATCCATGAGGCCTAGAGATCCATGAGGCCTAGAGAGCCATGAGGCCTAGAGAGCCATGAGGCCTAGAGAGCCATGAGGCCTAGAGAGCCATGAGGCCTAGAGAGCCATGAGGCCTAGAGATCTATGAGGCCTAGAGATCTATGAGGCCTAGAGATCTATGAGGCCTAGAGAGCCATGAGGCCTAGAGAGCCATGAGGCCTAGAGAGCCATGAGGCCTAGAGAGCCATGAGGCCTAGAGAGCCATGAGGCCTAGAGAGCCATGAGGCCTAGAGAGCCATGAGGCTTAGAGCAGCCATGAGGCTTAGAGCAGCCATGAGGCTTAGAGCAGCCATGAGGCCTAGAGAGCTATGAGACTTAGAGAGCTATGAGGCTTAGAGATCTATGAGGCTTAGAGAGCCATGAGGCCTAGAGAGCCATGAGGCCTAGAGAGCCATGAGGCCTAGAGAGCCATGAGGCCTAGAGAGCCATGAGGCCTAGAGAGCCATGAGGCTTAGAGAGCCATGAGGCTTAGAGATCTACTGTATGAGGCTTAGAGATCTATGAGGCCTAGAGATCTATGAGGCCTAGAGAGCCATGAGGCCTAGAGAGCCATGAGGCCTAGAGAGCCATGAGGCCTAGAGAGCCATGAGGCCTAGAGAGCCATGAGGCTTAGAGAGCCATGAGGCCTAGAGAGCCATGAGGCCTAGAGAGCCATGATGCTTAGAGAGCCATGAGACTTAGAGAGCCCTGAGACATAGAGAGCCATGAGGCCTAGAGAGCCATGAGTTAATGTATAAAAGCACTAAAgcgtctttcacacctgttccggcacggttccggtcagGCACCAAAAAATCCAATCGAAttaaatgtttcgttttcatgcGGCTACGTgaatatcgattggcgcatagccgtgtggagcgtcgtgaaaacgaaacattaatatttaaacTGGAACAGGTGTGACAGACCCTTAACAGCAGGACTGAACCCTAGGCTTTGGGATTGGACAACAAGCattttaaccaccaagctataTCTCCACTATACGTACATAGGTGTTGAGAATAATATAAGAATCTCCATCAAAGAATGATCCATATTGATTCTTGTCCCAGTGTGTAACCTTAAATTTGACAATGCGCCAGATTTGTAGTCCAGTCTTCTCTCCGGCACCTTTCCAGGCTTCTTCTGTCAGGGCAGCCTCTTTTTTCACTTTCCTATCTTCATCACTCCCGACAAGAGCCATGTTGGAATCTTTCCAGTCATATTCTTTGGCTTTTACTAATCCAGTCATGATGAAATACTTTTGTTattctaaaaagaaaaaatgtacagtatttatgaattaattaaaattattgtgAATACATTACATATAATATGTGGTAAATGTCATCACAGTGTAACATGTACAGTAAGTAGATACTGCAGTATTAAAatagtacaaaaatatatttacacaaGTGGAAATTTAggacaaattaaatatttattaagaaaTTCCATGGAAAATCCATGTACAGTATGAGGGATCCCATATACAGGGAATGTACGGAGGATCCCATGTATCGGGGATCACATTAAAGAAAAGTTTCTTCATGTCACAGTGTAAGATATCGTTAAAAAGCTGTATCTCTACTGTATACTGATCAACTTTGAAGTCGACGAAATTATGTTAAATATTGTATAGATAACTTTGGATTAGCCTATTTGGAATCAAAGGCTTACATCCCAGGAATTGGGTACATAACTTAAATGATTTTCTTTGAATAATGCAAAAGAAAGCAAGCAaactaaataacaaaaaatacattAGGATAATGTATTTGTACAGTCAACTGCaactaatttaaaataaaatttaagtaATATCAATCAAGTTATTGCCACTGTGACAAACAAGCATTGAATGATAGTTAAGCTATTATAACTGACTAGATTTCTGGGTACTAATCAAATACATGTATGTAGCTTTATACAGTACAGGAACTAGAAAGAGATATAAGCCTTTAATTGTGCGCCAGTGAACCAATAACAAAGAAGAGACTTGTATTAGCATATCACAGACACTTTGCACAAAACAAAATGACCAAATAAGGTACTGAATTTACAAGGCAAAGTCCTACTGTGGAACTATTGGCTGCAATGTTCTGAATGGTTTTTACGTGGGCTAGTGAGTTTTAAAGTGGAAACTTTGTTTTTTAGCATTGAGTTGACAGTGGTCTTCTATGGCATGATAAACATGACGTCAAACAGCATCAAGTATTATCCTGTAGTGGGCAGATATTTAACCAACATATCAATATAGTTACTGTTGTTTCTTATTTCCTATAGTTCTATATAATAATGGATTGATCACATTTgtttttactgtaaaaatagtttgttactactgtactactttaAATACTAATGCATATTCTATGgctaatatttcatttatttattaataatttatttgttcaaaAAACATCTGTGGCTTCGAAAAAGTAAATGAAGCTATACTGTAGCTCGCAAGCCAGAAGTCGcagaaatataaagaaatattgtaatttgataaaaatgtatatCATTTTCTGAATTCTGTAAATAGTGTAGTGCAGTTACAAAAATACCAAGTATAAGTAACACTACCttagagatattatatatagCTAACTAGAATGTAATTAATACTAAAGTACATTTAAATCAAAACGCATGTAAAGATACAGTGGAGTgcagtttttataaaattaattacctTTTTTTATTAGTGAATACATAATTAACAGATAaagtttaaacaaacaaaaaaacggACTATAAATATTTATAGGACATTGATAAGGATATTCTCTTGCCTTgcttaatataaaataataataaattatttatcaatttgGTATGAACGAATGCAATTGATAGTATATATGCAATTGATGTACAGATTAATGGGATTAACCAATTCCCAACTGATATACACATTCCTTTTAAcctaattaaatattcaataatttaaaatttgctAACATAACAACGTCACTAAAGATTAAATATTCAATACTTACAAACTGTAGTGTAGTTTACTTtactaaataatttatttattattggaTTCCATGTATAAAGCAACACCATATTATATTAAGAGTACAGGTGATGAAAACGCTTGTATAGATAATTATTGATTTAAGAAAGTGATATGTTATAAAGTGTTTATTTAACATTATTGTAGAATACTGTAcgtgtacagtacatacagtactacagtactgttAGACAATTGGTATGTGATATTGTGAATATCAAATgtgaataatatattattattatgatatataattaatatatagtaTTCCAGTTTTATGctgaattatatattattaaattagtcaTTTCTCCTGCATTTATTATTGGTTGAAAGAACAAGAAGCGAAATCAATGACTGTTACCTCAACTGTCAATCAAAAATCATTACTGTTGTGTGTTTAGCAACAAACTGCAGTAACCAGTTAAATGgcattacaatatttatttgtcaGGTTATTTGAAAGGTGTAATATATACAGTTACTATTCCAAAACAACTACAATACTTTGATTCAAGTCATTAGAGGAGGTGGTATGGACGGAGGATGTTCACATAAACAAACTGTATGAATCTAGGCGAGTCCTTCCCAGTCATTAAAAGGCAGAATCACACCCTTACACTAGACATTTGATTGGAGAGTAAATTTGTTTGACCCattttgatcatttttataGGCTTGTGCTATATAGCTGTGTTTTTGAACAATTTCTAGTGTTTTTGTTTACAACCTTGGAATCTTTTATTCAGTATACAACAAAGCACCCTTTACTTTTTGATagttttgttaaaattagcaattcTCCACAGATTGCAATGCTCTTGTTCACTGAACAATGCCAAGGATTCCTTTGGATCAGTGTCTTTAAACATCAAAACATTTCCAGCAATTTTAGGGTCAATCGAAAACAATTAATTGCAATCTGATTTATTTCCCAAAAGACATCCAGCGTCTGATTATTCAATCACATATTGTTAAAAAACAGATGAAATATCACTCAATCTAGTAAAGTTTATATGCTACAGTAATGATATTTAGGATAGCAAATTGAAAAAATTGCCATctgttttcaaaaatattttgtaaattaaataaaaaaaaaaaaaaattagctttggagttataaaaaaaaaaattggagtAAATAATTTCCGAAAGGAAATCATATGATAAAGCTTGAAAATGTTGACAATCAAGTGTCGAGGTCGTACAGTagtgtaaaaaaatataaaatgaacaacAGTATTCACATAAGTAGATATCATTACTAAAAAGTTCAAACTTGGTTCATTAATGCACATCTTTCAATAGGAGCATAATGTGACATACTTTATTAATGGAACTAGGTAAGATTCGAAAACAAAAAAAGTCTGTCAATGTACCAATTACATTATTCAATTTAGTCTACacacattttgtttatattacagAGCTTTTGTTGATATCactcatttttaaaaatcaataaattgaaGCAAATGTATTTGTTTGCGCATTTGAACGTGGGGTGGGGGCTGAGATTTTAAAGATTATCTTGGGACGGCTTATTCAAATTCCAAAACAAACAACATGCATTTTGAGCTACAAttgcaatatacagtaattttattAGCTCAAAATATCTTATTCAGGCATCCAATAGCTAATTGTGCCTATTGTATTAGTACATTTACAATAGTTTTAAGAATGgtaataaaaattttaaaaaaatttcttGTAATATGATTTTTACTTTTTAGtagaaatgttaaaataaaataaagtctGTAAAACTTACCTgaagaataaatataaaagtataaattaaagtcacaatatttaaataaataaatgtttaaaatccttggattatatacagtaaaattgCTATCTTTTGGCTGGGTGTGACTACACTACGGGAAATTATCAGACCGGCAAAAATGGCTGTTGagctactactagtactactgtagttaGGAGTAAACCCTTATATGACCTAGACATGTAGGGTTACGTGGGTGGCATATCACTGATTCATCACTTACTGATCACTTCCCTTTAGCTATTTAGAAATAATACTTTGATATTTTATCTGTAACACATCAGAATTACGAGGGCTTTTGGTATACAGTGTAAACCAATCATTTTTTTGCATGGTTAGCACTTTATTGGGTATAAAGGTGTACGTATTGCAatgatacaataattataattgaaaacaGAAGAGCAGTATGGACAGATTACAcattgtttttatgttgataaaacaaaaattttgtATGTGCAATAGTACAGTAACTTAACCGTTACAATTGgagaaattaaagaaaaaaataatcaaaatgcaGTAAATCAATGgtaaaacatacagtacatacactTTTACTGAACAGTGTATGTAAAACTTGTTattaaaatgtactgtactacaatGCAAAAGTCTAATTAATGCaagatatacagtactgtatgtcaactctaaaaattaattgataattactATAGCAACACAAAATCAGAAATGCCAATTtgaaaaaattcaataaatataaaatgaggCCATCACTTGACATTGCcatttgcatatatttattttatttaccgaGTGCCTTATAAGTGGATGTTATATACTCATAGTAAAAGCTTATTGAGAGGTCTCCATTTA contains:
- the LOC140051891 gene encoding gelsolin-like protein 1; translation: MTGLVKAKEYDWKDSNMALVGSDEDRKVKKEAALTEEAWKGAGEKTGLQIWRIVKFKVTHWDKNQYGSFFDGDSYIILNTYKEPDNEELLYDVHFWIGKNSTQDEYATAAYKTVELDTLLDDKPIQHREVQSYESEMFKDYFKTMNIMSGGADTGFRHVEPEKYQPRLFHVRKVSRRKISVQQVCFSRKSLNSEDVFILDNGLEIYEWCGNKCSYDEKFKARSYIQEDLMPQRGKAKSETLDEGSISDTHRFYELLPDVECPKKVCPHEDDSPPKMFRLKEVNGELDFKQVAEGELLRSELKSDDAFIIDTAKELFVWIGRNADQSESSNALAYAHNYLRNTSHPFISVTTMTEGMHRESKAFKKALH